The DNA window CGTCGGCGGGGCGATCATGCCGATGGTCCAGGGCCGGGTCATGGACATGACGAGCGCGGCGACCTCCTTCGTCGTCCCGGCGTTCTGCTTCGCCATGGTCACGCTCTACGCGATCTACGACCTGCGCACACCCACTCCGCGAGTAATCGCTACGACCTCAGACAAGAGGAAGGCCCAGTAATGACCACCCTGAGACAACGCGTCGTCGCCCTTCTCACCGCCGCGACGACCGCCCTCGCCATCACCGCCTGCTCGGGTGGATCGACCCCCACCGCGAACGGCTCCATCGACGTCCTCTCATGGTGGACGTCCACCTCCGAGTCCTCCGCCCTCAACGTCCTCGTCGACCGCTACGAGAAGCAGAACCCCGGCGCCTCCGTCGACGAGATCGCCGTCGTCGGCGGCGGGGGCTCCCAGGCCCACGTCGTCCTGGCCACGCGCATTGCGCACGGGGACCCGCCCGACGTCTGGCAGAGCCTCGTCGGCGGGAACATCACCGCCTGGCACAACGCCGGCGCCGTCGGCGACGTCTCCTCGCTCTTCACCGACGAGGTCAAGGCGCAGCTGCCCGAGAACGTCCTGTCCTCGGTCTCGGTCGACGGCAAGCAGTACGCGGCCCCGCTGTCCGCGCACCGCGCGAACGTCCTGATGTACAACCGCGATGTCCTCAAGGGCGCTGGGATCGCCGAGCCGGGCGAGGGCTACACCCTCGACCAGTTCCTCGCCGACCTCGAAGCCCTGAAGGCGAAGGGGACGACGGCGCTGTGCATCGGCGGGGCCGATTCCATCAGCACCGCGGGGCTCTTCGAGGCGGTCCTGCTGGCCACCGTCGGCAAGGAGGGCTGGGAGAAGATCGAGGCCGACCGCTTCGACTGGAGCGGTCAGGAGGTGCAGAACGCCCTCAGCACCTTCGGGCGCCTCATGGACTACACGGACGCGACCGGCCTGACCAGCACGTGGTCCGAGGCCTCCGGTCGTCTGGCGGCGGGCGAGTGTGGCTTCTACCAGATGAACGACAGCGCCTTCGCCGAGTCCACCGTCCTCAACGACTCGGGGGCCACCGCCAGTGCCGCGCCCAGCGCCGCCACGAACGTTGACCCCAGCACCGCGCCCAGCGCCGACCCCAGCGTCGCGCCCAGCGCCGCCACGAGTGCCGCGCCCAGCGCCGTCGCCCCGGACTCCGGCTCCTCGCCGGTGGCCGCGACCGTCTTCCCGGGGACCGAGGGGACGTTCCTCATGGTCGTCGACTCGTTCGTCGTCTCCTCCTCGACGGGCAACCGCGACAACGCGAACGCCTTCCTCACCACCGCCCTGGACCCCCAGGTCGAGACCGACTTCTGCAAGGTCAAGGGATGCGTCCCGGTGCGCAACGACGCCGACGTCTCCTCCCTCACCCCCTACCAGCAGCAGACGGCCGACGCTCTGCGGAGCCAGACGGTCCTCAACTCGATCTCCTACGGAGAGGTGATCTCCCCGGCGATGCAGGACGGCTTCTTCCAGGCCGTGAAGAACTACATCGCCACCCGCGACGCCGCGTCCTTCAACCGCATCCTCACCGAGCGCCTCAACGAGGGCGCGGGCGGCCCCAACCACTGATCGAGCCGTCCACCCGCCCGACGGCGCCCGCGCCGGAACGGTGCGGACGGGAACGGGCGGGGGCCGCCGACATGGTCGGCGGCCCCCGCCCGTGGCCTTGGTCTTGGTCTTGGTCATCATCCCCGGACCCGGGACGCCCGGCCCTCGTCCCGGGTCCGGGGCGCGCGCTCCCTGAGGACCCCGTCCTTGAGAACGCGCGCCGCGGCGGACTCCGTCAGGCGATCTTGTCGAGGAAGGTGAGGATGGAGTGGGGCTCCTCGATAATCTCCTCCAGACGGGCGTTGAAGGGCCCGCCGTAGGGCATGCCCAGGTGGGTCTGGAAGGCGTCCTCGTCGACGTAGGCCTCCATGACGAAGAACTTCGCGGGGTCGTCGCTGTGACGGTAGACGTCGAAGACGCGGTTGCCGGGCTCGCTGCGGACCTTGTCGGCGAAGCCGCAGATCATCTTGGCGACCTCGTCCTCGAAGCCGGGCTTGGCGGTGAACTGCGAGTGCAGGATCTTCATGGTTCCTCCTTCTGGCGTCACGTGCGACGCCGCCCCCATCTTATGGCGCGCATCACTCGCAGGTGCGGAGAACGGCGGCTGTTTACGGGGCCGCCGGGCGGACCGGGGAGCGGTCTTCCGTCCCGGGGCCGACGCCGGCGGAACGGCATGGGCCGGACGGTTGGTTCCGGACTGGTACCGGCGGGAGGCGCGGGCCGCACCCCAGCCGTCAACATGGGTTGACGGCAGTCGGCAACGTCAACGGAGGTTCGTTGAAGCGGGAAAGGTACGTTCACGATTCAGTCGAGACCGTCGACGAGGTCGGTCAGTTCCTCCCCTTCGCCGAGATCAGTCCAGGCCGTATGAGAGCAGGGTCCGATGGCTTGCGGGCCGGGGTGAGGCGGGGCCGCACTCCTTCAGCCGGCAGATGCCCGAGGAGATCAACCGGGTCCCGACCGACCACGCCGCCAACCTGCTGCTCGCCCCCGCGCAGGTGGCCGCCGGGCAGCACCGGCCCCTCGAGCTCACCGCCCATGCTCGCCCCTGCGCAGGTGGCCGCCGGGCTGGGCCTGGAAGCGGGCTCCTACTCGCCGGCCATGATCCACCGGGCGGAGAACACCGACGACGTCGACCGCCTGCGCCTGGTCCGGGACTCCCCGGCCGGGGTCAACCACCCGGTGGCGCTGCTGGCGCACCCGCGGCTGGTGGCCAGGTGCGCCGAGCACGAGAGCGAGCCGGCCGACCGCGGGGCGCTGCGCGCCCACCCGCTGCCGGCCTACCCGGGGTGGCGTCGTCTCGTGCTCATGCTGGCGGCAGAGCCATTGTGGGCGTAGAGTGTGGCAGGTCATCCCGCTGTGGTGCGGGTGGCTCTCGTCCTGTCCTGGTCTGGTCCCTGGGGGTTGTTGTGGGTTCGTGCAAGGATGATCTGGGGGCGTATAACGAGCCGGTGGTGTTTGACGACGCGACGGCGGATGCTCTGGTTACGGCGGCGTCGGGCTTGTCGTCGACGATCTCGACGATGGGGTCGGATGTGGGAGTGTGGGCGTCGACGGCGTCGGCTGATTTTGAGGGTCATTACGGGGACGTGTTCGACTCTGGCGCCAAGGCGGGCCAGGAGGACTGTACGAATATCTCGGCCGCTCTGGATGACCTGGTCAGTGAGGTGCGGGCGCTGAAGAGTGCGGCCGCGACTGAGCGGAGGCGTCGGGCGGTGGCCAAGGAGTGGGCGGACCGTCAGGACGAGGAGAACCTGTTCAAGCAGGGGTGGGACTGGTTGACCGACGGGGACAAGCCGCCTGCCGGCCCGGCTCCGGTACCGTTGCCCGAGCCTCATGAGCCGGTGGTCTCGACGTGGGCGGAGCCGGCGCCGGGGGCGGCTGGTGCGGTGTCGTCGGCCAGGCCGTCGGACCTGCGCACGTACGCCTCGAACCTATCGGGGGCCAGCGAGAACGTGTCCACGGGCAAGGGGAGGCTGGAGTCGGCGCTGGACTCGTTCGCGTCGTTGTGCTCGTGGTGCTCCGTGGACGCCTCGGGGATCACCAGCGCCCTGGCGTCATTCATCTCGAACAACTCTGGTGAGGTGACGTGGGTGGGGGCGGTCGCCTCCGCCTTCGAGGCCGCTGGTGGCGATGGGATCGTGAGCGTGTCGGACGCCGCGATGGAGGCCTCCCTGACGGCCCAGGGGGTCGTGGGTGGTCGCAGGCCGCTGGATGTGGCGTCCCCGCGGATCGCGGGGGACCCGCAGACCTCGGGGTACGCCGATGACCCGGTGAACACCACGACGGGCAACTTCGTGGAGCGTGAGGTGGACCTGGGCTTCACCGGCGGCCTGGCCTCGCTGGGGTTTGCGCGCACCTACAACTCGGTGCTGGACGGTGTGGGGGCCCTGGGGCCGGGGTGGGCCTCGTGCGCTGACGAGCGCCTGGTCCTGGACGAGGAGGGGGCGAGGTGGGTGCGCCCCTCAGGGCGGCACGTGGTCTTCCCCCGCCTGGGAACAGGCTGGGAGCGGGCCACGGGTGACGCCCTGTGGCTCGAGCACCTGAAGCCGGCCGACGACGGCACCAGCGACGCCGGTCGCGCCGGCACCGGCGACGCTGCCGGCGCCGGCGGTGACGACGGCGGGCCAGGCGACGCCGCTGGGCCGGCCGGCGACGAGTGGCTGGTGGTGTCGGACAACGCCGGCGGCCGGTGGGTGTTCGACGCCTCGGGGCGCCTGGCATGGACGTGCACGGGGGCCGGGAGCCGGGTGGACTACGTCTGGCAGGCGGGGCGGCTGGTGGGCCTGGCCCATGAGCGCGGCGGGCGCGTCACCGTGGTGTGGGACCAGGAGGCCGACCGGATCGCGGGCCTGGAGGCCTCCGACGGGCGGCAGGTGTCGTACCGTTATGACGCCTCGGGGCGGCTGGTGGGTGTGGAGCGCGAGGGCGGGCGCCGCAGCTATGAGTGGGACGAGGGCGGGCGGGTGCGCCGGGTGGTGGACGCCGACGGCGTGGTGGAGGTGGATAACACCTACAACCAGGCCGGCCAGGTCCTCACACAGCGCTCCCCCTTCGGGCGGGTCAGCCACTACACCTACCTGCCCGGTGGGGTCACGCAGGTCGCCGATGAGGACGGGGGCCGGGCCAACACGTGGATCTACGACCGGTGGGGCCGTCTGGTCGGCATGGTCGACGCCGACGGGGCACGCCAGTCGGTCATCTGGGACCGGTGGGGCAACAAGGTCATGGTCACCGCCCGCGACAAGCAGCGCACCATCAACCAGTACGACCAGCGGTCCCGCCTGACCATGCGGGTCGAGCCCACCGGGGCTCGGACCACCTATGACTACGACCAGGCCGACAGGGTCGTGCGAGTGACTGTCGCCCCCGAGCCGGACGCCGCCCCCAGCGTCACGACATTCGCCTACCAGGGGGCTGACCGCAACCCCACAACCATCACGGACCCGTGCGGCGGCCTGACCCACCTGGAATGGGACCACGGGCTGCTGGTGCGGGTCGTCGACCCGGTGGGCGTGAGCCTGGACCTGACCTACGACCACCGCGGCGACCTGATCGCCACCACCAACGCCGACGGGGCTACCGCGCGCCTGGAACGCGACGCCCGGGGACAGATCACCGCCGCCACCACCCCCCTGGGCCACCGCACGCAGTACCGCTACGACCAGGCGGGCAACCTCACCCACCGCCGCGACCCCGACGGCGCCCTGTGGCGGTGGGAGTACACGCCCGGTGGGCGCCTGTGCACGCTGGTGGACCCGGCCGGGGGCCGTACCGAGGTCGCCTATGGAGACCACGGGGCTGAGGAGTCCACGACTGACGCGGTGGGCCGGGTGATCTCAACGGTCTATGACGACCTGGGGCTCAAGGCCGGTGCGACACTGCCGGACGGGTCGTCCTGGCAGTTCGGGTGGGACGCGCTGTCGCGGTTGCGTTCCGTGACGGACCCGACAGGAGCGCGGGCGGTCCTGGAGTACACGGCCAACGGGGACCTGGCCCGGACGGTGGACCCCACGGGTGTGGTCCAGGACTTCGAGTCCGGGCCGTTGGGCCTGCCCACGCTGGCGCGCGACGCCGACTCGCAGGTCGGTGCCACCTGGGACGCCCTGGGTCGCATGGTGGGGGCGGTCAACGCGGACGGCACCACCTCGACGCTGGTGCGTGACGCGTGCGGTCGTGTGGTCGAGCGCGTCGATGAGCACGGCGGGTGCACGCGCCTGGAGCGCGACGCCGCGGGTCGCGTGGTGCGCGTGACCCAGCCGTCGGGGGCGTCGTTCTCCTACGAGTACGACCACCTGGGCCGGTGGGTGGCGACGATCTCCACGGGTGGGCGCCGCTACGAGATGCGTTACGACTCCGACTCCCGCCTGGTGGGTGAGACCTGGCCCGATGGGCAGGAGGTGTCCACAACCTTCGACGTGTGCGGGCGGATCACCCGCAGGGTGGAACCGGGCCGGGGCACCACCTGGTTCACCTACGACAAGTGCGGGCGCATCTCCTCGGTGCGCGACGCCTGGTACGGGCTGCGCAGGTTCACCTACGACGACGCCGGACAGCTCGTGTCGGTGACCAACGCCCTGGGGGCGGTCACGCGCTTCGAGTACGACCGGATGGGCCACCGGGTGGCGATGGTCGACGCGGCCGGGGGCAGGCGCACCTGCACCTATGACTCCATGGGCCGTGTGAGGGCGATGACGGACCAGGTGGGGCGCACCACCCGCTACACGTACGACGCGGCCGGACGCGTGACCAGCCGCGCGGACGCCACCGGGATCCTGGACTGGGCCTACGGGAGCGCCGGGCGCCTGGAACGAGTCATCAGCAGACCAGCCGGCGGGCTGGAGGACCAGGGAGGCGACGCCGTCGGGCAGGACGCCGGGGCGGAGACCATCGCCAGCATCGTGCGGGACATAGCCGGGCGGACCTGGAGCGCCACGGGCCCCGGCGGCCGCACGGACACCCTGACCTGGGACGCCATGGGACACCTGGTCTCCCGCAGCCGCGGGGACCAGACCATCAGGTGGACCTATGACGCGGACGGGCTGCGCACATCCATGACCCACCCGGACGGGTCCGTGACCCGCTACGTCTACGACGCCGACGAGATGCTGGCGGCGGTCGAGCACCCGGCCCTGGGGCGCCTGGACCTTCAGCGGGACTGGCTGGGGCGTGTGACGCGGGCGGTCGCGCCCGGGGTGGAGGCCACCTGGACCTGGGGGCCCCACGGCGTGGTCGCTCACAAGGTGGTGCGGGACGGGTTCGTGCGCACCACCGCCCTGGAGTACGACGAGCAGGGGCGCGTGACCGCCCAGAGCGTGGACGGGATCCGCACCGCCTTCGCCTACGACGCGGCCGGCCAGCTGACCCGTGCCGTCACCGACGAGGGCATCACCACCACCTACACCTGGGACGCCCTGGGCCGCCTGGAGGCCGGCGACAGCGACGGGATCGTCACCACCTACACCTATGACGCGGCCGGTCAGTTGCTGACCACCACGACCACCGACACCAAGAACCCCATCACCGACGCTGGGAACGACCCGGCGCATAATGCCGGCGCCACCGGTCGCGCTGGCGCGGGCGCCGACGGTGGTGGGGCGCGTCGACAGGTCCTGACCTACGACGCTGCGGGGCGGCGGGTCAGCCAGGACGACGGGACCAGCAGGCGAGAGTTCACCTGGGACCCGCGCGGGTTCCTGGCCGCCTACACCGATACGACCGACGGCGGCGGGGCGCCCGGGTCGACCCACACCCTGGACGTCGACACCCTGGGTGAGCTGGCTGGCGTCGATGGGCAGGGCGTCATGTGGGACACCGCCTGGGGTGAGTTGGCGCAGGTCGGGCACGTGCCCGTCACCGCCGTCGCCGGGGTCGGCACCGGCACCGGTGGGCCCGGCGGCGGGTGGCTGCTGCCCGAGCGCGCCGGTCACGACGCCGCCGCCTCCCCGTGGGGCACCGGTGCGCCGGGCCCCAGCCTGGGCGGCCTGGGGGTCACCACTACCGGGACCCTGACCCTGCCCGGGGAGCCGGGCCCCGGCGGAGCTGGCGGCGGCCGGCCCGGTGGCGGGGCCGGCCTGTCGTGGCTGGGCGCACGCGTCTACGACCCGTCCACACACTCCCTGCTCTCACCCGACCCGCTCGAGCCGGTCCTGGGAGCCGGCTGGGCGGGCAACCCGTACTCCTACGCCGGCAACGACCCGGTCAACCTGTCCGACCCCACCGGCCTGAGGCCGCTGAGCGACGCGGACCTGCAGGCGTGGAACGAGGCGCACACCACCGGCCTGGCCGCAGCCGGCAGCTGGCTGGCCAATAACTGGAAGTACGTCGCCGCCGGCATCGTCATCGGGGGCCTGGCGACTGCGTTCCTGGGACCGGTCGCGGGCGGGGCCATCACCGGGGCTGTCATCGGCGCCTGGCAGAACTACGACCAGCAGGCCGCCTCCGGCCAGGGCGTCAACCCCTGGCAGGTCCTGGGAGCCGGGCTGGTGGGAGGCGCCGCAGGCGCCATCGGGGGCGGGGTCGCTCAAGGACTGCTGGGGGCCGCCGCCAGCGGCACCGGCGCCATCGGCAGCCGCCTGGCCGCCATGGGTGCCATGGGCCGCAACACCCTCATCGGCGGGGCCTCCGGGGCGGCTGGCGGGGCCTTCGATGGCGGCGCCGGCTACATGCTGGGACCAGGCCCCCACACCGTCGGCGGCTTCCTGGACGCCACCGGCCGGGGAGCCGCCATGGGCGGGACCATGGGAGCCGGCGTCGGAGCCGTCTCCTCAGTGGGCCGTAACGCCTGCTTCCCCGCCGGCACACCCGTCCTCATGGCCGACGGCACCACCAAGCCCATCGAGGACGTGGCCGTCGGCGACCACGTCGCCTGCACCGACCCCGACACCGGCCAACCCACCACCTCCACGGTCACCAGGACCTTCACCCACGAGCACACACCCACCATCCGGATCCGCACCAGCAACGGCGACCTGGAGACCACGCCAGCCCACCCCCTGTACGTCCACGGCAAGGGCTTCACCCCCGCCGGACACATCCAATCCGGCGACCACCTGCGCGACAACCACGGGCACCCCATCACCGTCCACACCGTTACCGCCACCGGCCAGGCCCCCACCGTCCACAATATCGAGGTCAACAACACCCACACCTACCACACCACCACAACCACCGGCACCCACATCCTGGCCCACAACGGATGCACCGACCCCATCCTGGCCGAAGAGAGAGTGCCGTCCTCACAGTGGGAGGCGATGAGCCCACAGCAGCGCCTCGACGTGGCAAACGACCTTCGAGATGCGGCAGCCCTTGAAGCAAAGCCCAGGCGTTACGCCACAGTAACCGCCGGATACACTGACGAAGGACACATTGTCGCTGCTGGAAACCGGAACGGCGTGTGCGCTGAGCGCAACGTCCAGATCCGACTCGGCGTCCCCGACAACCAGGTACACTTCACCGAGGCCGTGAGACCAAGATTCGTCCAAGATGTCGCGAAAGGAAAACCCGTGCCGCAGGGCGTCAATGTCAATATATGTACTACGTGCCAGCATGATTTTGAGAGATGGCAGTTCCCGCGGGGGACTAAGCCAGACCCTGGAGGTGATTGGGGTGAGTGAGATGAGGCTCGACTGGGACAGTGTGCGCACGAGGGACGGGGTGAAGCCGGACGCGGCGGTCCTTGATGTCTTTGTCACCAGCGAGGACATCGATACCGTCTACGATGCGTACTGCCGTATCGAGCACGCCGCGTTCTACAACCGGGACCTGGAGGAGGCGGCCCTGCCGCTGACGTCCGCGCTCATCGAGATGGTGTGCTCAGGACACTGCACCCACTGGGGACTGACCATGGCCACCGACGCCCTGTACGAGATCAGCCTCGGCCAGACCGCGCCGTGGGAGGCAGAGGCCAGCGGCACTGGCGTGGCGGACAGGTGCCGCGACATCATCCGCGACAGCCTCCCCCGCCTCTACCAGGCCGCCCAGACCATCACCGACGACCACACCCTGGCAAGCCTGGTGAGCATCACGGGTGTGACCGACCCCGACGAGAACCGCTGGAACACCTTCACCCAGACACTCCTCGACCACGACCCCGAAGTACTGACAGCCGACGAGGTGAAGGACACCCGGGCCTGGCGCACGAGGAACGGCGGCCCAGCGTACGAGGGCTGCTCGTGGGACTAAGACTGGACCTGGTCCTGCCTTGAGAGCAGAGGGAGTGAGATGAGGCTCGACTGGGGCAGTGTGCGCACGTTGCATGGCGTGGGGCTGGATCCCGGGCTTGTGGAGGCGGTGGTCTCAGCGCGCGACATGGAGCAGGGGCATAGGGACCTGATGCTCCTGGAAGGCGCCGTGTACTACAACCGCTGCCTGTCAGAGGCAGCGCTTCTGGTCACGAGCGAGCTGGTGGAGGCAGTGTGCACGGGGCGCTGCACCGTCCCCTGTGGGCTGACCATGGCCACCGACGCCCTGTACGAGATCAGCCTCGGCGAGACAGCCTCATCCGAGACGACGCTGGGCAGCACGGGCGTGGCGGACCGGTGCCGCAGCATCATCTGCGACAGCCTCCCCCGCCTCTACCAGACCGCCCGGAGCGTCACCGACGACTACACCCTGGCAAGCTTCGTGACCATCACGGGTCTGACCGACCCCGACGAGAACCGCTGGAACACCTTCACCCAGACACTCCTCGACCACAACCCCGAAGTACTGACCGTGAAAGAGGTAAAGAACACCCGGGACTGGCGCACGAGGAACGGCGGCCCAGCGTACGAGGGCTGCTCGTGGGACTAAGACTGGACCTGGTCCTGCCTTGAGAGCAGAGGGAGTGAGATGAGGCTCGACTGGGGCGGTGTGCGCACGTTGCATGGCGTGGGGCTGGATCCCGGGCTTGTGGAGGCGGTGGTCTCAGCGCGCGACATGGAGCAGGGGCATAGGGACCTGATGCTCCTGGAAGGCGCCGTGTACTACAACCGCTGCCTGTCAGAGGCGGCGCTTCTGGTCACGAGCGAGCTGGTGGAGGCAGTGTGCACGGGGCGCTGCACCGTCCCCTGTGGGCTGACCATGGCCACCGACGCCCTGTACGAGATCAGCCTCGGCGAGACAGCCTCATCCGAGACGACGCTGGGCAGCACGGGCGTGGCGGACCGGTGCCGCAGCATCATCTGCGACAGCCTCCCCCGCCTCTACCAGACCGCCCGGAGCGTCACCGACGACTACACCCTGGCAAGCTTCGTGACCATCACGGGTATGACCGACCCCGACGAGAACCGCTGGAACACCTTCACCCAGACACTCCTCGACCACAACCCCGAAGTACTGACCGTGAAAGAGGTAAAGAACACCCGGGACTGGCGCGCAAAGATAGGAGGACCCCTGTACGAGGGCTTCGACTGGTGGAAGTAGACACCACAGACCTGCCTTGAAAGCAGAAGGGGTGAGTGAGATGAGGCTCGACTGGGGCGGTGTGCGCACCTTGGACGGCGTGGGGCTGGATCCCGGGCTTGTGGAGGCGGTGGTCTCAGCGCGCGACATGGAGCAGGGGCATAGGGACCTGATGACCCTGGAAGACGTCGTGTACTACAACCGCTGCCTGTCAGAGGCGGCGCTTCTGGTCACGAGCGAGCTGGTGGAGGCAGTGTGCACGGGGCGCTGCACCGTCCCCTGTGGGCTGACCATGGCCACCGACGCCCTGTACGAGATCAGCCTCGGCCAGACCGCGCCGTGGGAGGCAGAGGCCGGCGGCACTGGCATGGCGGACCGGTGCCGTGAGGTGATTCGCGACAGCCTCCCCCGCCTCTACCAGACCGCCCGGAGCGTCACCGACGACTACACCCTGGCAAGCTTCGTAACCATCACGGGTATGACCGACCCCGACGAGAACCGCTGGAACACCTTCACCCAGAAGCTCCTCGACCACAACCCCGAAGTACTGACCGTGAAAGAGGTAAAGAACACCCGGGACTGGCGCGCAAAGATAGGAGGACCCCTGTACGAGGGCTTCGACTGGTGGAAGTAGACACCACAGACCTGCCTTGAAAGCAGAAGGAGTGAGTGAGATGAGAGTCGACTGGGGCAGTGTGCGCACGAGGGATGGGGTGAAGCCGGACGCGGCGGTCCTTGATGTCTTTGTCACCAGCGAGGACATCGATACCGTCTACGATGCGTACTGCCATATCGAGTATGCCGCGTTCTACAACCGGGACCTGGAGGAGGCGGCCCTGCCGCTGACGTCCGCGCTCATCGAGATGGTGTGCTCAGGACGCTGCACCCACTGGGGACTGACCATGGCCACCGACGCCCTGTACGAGATCAGCCTCGGCCAGACCGCGCCGTGGGAGGCAGAGGCCGGCGGCACTGGCGTGGCGGACAGGTGCCGCGACATCATCCGCGACAGCCTCCCCCGCCTCTACCAGACCGCCCGGAGCGTCACCGACGACTACACCCTGGCAAGCTTCGTGACCATCACGGGTCTGACCGACCCCGACGAGAACCGCTGGAACACCTTCACCCAGACACTCCTCGACCACAACCCCGAGGTACTGACCGTGAAGGAGATCCAACGCCGTCGATCTAACCGCGCGAAGACGGGAGGGCCCATGTACGAGGGCTTCGAGTGGTGGAAGTAGACACAACGGTCCTGCCTTGAAAGCAAATGGCGAATGGGGTGAGTGAGATGAGAGTCGACTGGGGCAGTGTGCGCACGAGGGATGGGGTGAAGCCGGACGCGGCGGTCCTTGATGTTTTTGTCACCAGCGAGGACATCGATACCGTCTACGATGCGTACTGCAGTATCGAGTATGCCGCGTTCTACAACCGGGACCTGGAGGAGGCGGCCCTGCCGCTGACGTCCGCGCTCATCGAGATGGTGTGCTCAGGACGCTGCACCCACTGGGGACTGACCATGGCCACCGACGCCCTGTACGAGATCAGCCTCGGCCAGACCGCGCCGTGGGAGGCAGAGGCCGGCGGCACTGGCGTGGCGGACAGGTGCCGCGACATCATCCGCGACAGCCTCCCCCGCCTCTACCAGGCCGCCCGGAGCGTCACCGACGACCACATCCTGGCAAGCTTCGTGACCATCACGGGTCTGACCGACCCCGACGAGAACCGCTGGAACACCTTCACCCAGACACTCCTCGACCACGACCCCGGACCGGAAACCGCGCGGGAGATTGAGAACACCCGGGACTGGCGCACGAAGATAGGAGGACCCCTGTACGAAGGCTTCGACTGGTGGAAGTAGACACAACGGTCCTGCCTTGAAAGCAAATGGCGAATGGGGTGAGTGAGATGAAGGTCGACTGGGGCAGTGTGCGCACGAGGGACGGGGTGAAGCCGGACGCGGCGGTCCTTGATGTCTTTGTCACCAGCGAGGACATCGATACCGTCTACGATGCGTACTGCCGTATCGAGCACGCCGCGTTCTACAACCGGGACCTGGAGGAGGCGGCCCTGCCGCTGACGTCCGCGCTCATCGAGATGGTGTGCTCAGGACGCTGCACCCACTGGGGACTGACCATGGCCACCGACGCCCTGTACGAGATCAGCCTCGGCCAGACCATGCGGGAGGAAGAGACCGACGGCACGAGCCTGGCGGACCGGTGCCGTGAGGTGATTCGCGACAACCTCCCCCGCCTCTACCAGACTGGAGTGAGTGGGATCCTCTGGACTTGGGGAGAGTTTCTTCCCGCGACAGAATAGGATGAGTTCATGACGAGAACGAAGTACCCCGATGAGTTCAAGGAGCAGGTCGTTCGCGAGATCCTGGAGAAGGAGCGCACGATCGCGTCCGTGGCCGCCTCCTACGATCTGGTTCCGCAGACGGTGGGGGGCTGGGTCGCCAAGTACAAGAAGAAGCACGCCGAGGACCAGGACCCCGAGGCCGCCGCGGAGTCGGCCGAGATCGCCAGGCTGAGGGCGGAGAACCGCGAGTTGCGCCAGGAGAACGAGTTCTTGAAAAAAGCGGCGGCCTTCTTCGCGAGAGAACGTCGGTGAGCGATCGCCACAGGGCTCATCCGCCGCGAAGAAGGCAATTACCCCGTCGCCTCCATGTGCGAACTGGTCGGAGTGTCGAAGTCCGGCTACTACAACTGGCTGAGCCGGCCCGAGGCCGCCACGAAGGTCAGAAGGAGGAAGCTGGCCCTGTTGGTCGAGTCCGAGTTCAAGGCCTCCGACATGACCTACGGGTACCGGCGCATCACCGCCGCTCTGAAGCGCAAGGGCGCCGTCGTGTCCC is part of the Actinomyces sp. oral taxon 414 genome and encodes:
- a CDS encoding ABC transporter substrate-binding protein, whose product is MTTLRQRVVALLTAATTALAITACSGGSTPTANGSIDVLSWWTSTSESSALNVLVDRYEKQNPGASVDEIAVVGGGGSQAHVVLATRIAHGDPPDVWQSLVGGNITAWHNAGAVGDVSSLFTDEVKAQLPENVLSSVSVDGKQYAAPLSAHRANVLMYNRDVLKGAGIAEPGEGYTLDQFLADLEALKAKGTTALCIGGADSISTAGLFEAVLLATVGKEGWEKIEADRFDWSGQEVQNALSTFGRLMDYTDATGLTSTWSEASGRLAAGECGFYQMNDSAFAESTVLNDSGATASAAPSAATNVDPSTAPSADPSVAPSAATSAAPSAVAPDSGSSPVAATVFPGTEGTFLMVVDSFVVSSSTGNRDNANAFLTTALDPQVETDFCKVKGCVPVRNDADVSSLTPYQQQTADALRSQTVLNSISYGEVISPAMQDGFFQAVKNYIATRDAASFNRILTERLNEGAGGPNH
- a CDS encoding putative quinol monooxygenase; translation: MKILHSQFTAKPGFEDEVAKMICGFADKVRSEPGNRVFDVYRHSDDPAKFFVMEAYVDEDAFQTHLGMPYGGPFNARLEEIIEEPHSILTFLDKIA